In Corynebacterium endometrii, one DNA window encodes the following:
- a CDS encoding SWIM zinc finger family protein, with protein sequence MAVRDDDNNVIYANFGTRKRVTSPEEAKVERVDHSGSVLNTAATRIASMFSRAAESGRLSRGRQYARDGHVVDLDIRNGAIHGKVAGSQNQPFEVLFYLPYRDAEDLGKVYDVMARTANSMRNVREGMFNEELFDLLFAETISDVRLSCSCPDPETYCKHVLAVADRLSARIDADPTVMFAMRGIEMHNLERAVIEAAQEASRDFLGTSKALSQEERNALFWDGREFSEVPRPKTAPALEDSDMDLLRKALRAVSTTNIDLLRGVSDIEDLYDYLTR encoded by the coding sequence GTGGCTGTGCGCGATGACGATAATAACGTTATCTACGCTAACTTTGGCACGCGCAAGCGCGTGACCTCGCCCGAGGAGGCCAAGGTAGAGCGTGTAGATCACTCCGGCTCGGTGCTGAACACTGCGGCTACGCGGATTGCCTCAATGTTTTCACGAGCCGCTGAAAGCGGAAGGCTAAGCCGGGGTAGGCAATACGCCCGCGACGGTCATGTGGTGGATCTCGACATTCGCAATGGGGCCATCCACGGAAAGGTAGCCGGCAGCCAGAACCAGCCCTTTGAGGTGCTTTTTTACCTGCCGTATCGCGACGCGGAAGATTTGGGCAAGGTCTATGACGTTATGGCGCGCACCGCTAATTCCATGCGCAATGTGCGTGAGGGCATGTTCAACGAAGAACTGTTTGATCTTCTATTCGCAGAGACCATCAGTGACGTGCGCCTGAGCTGCTCGTGCCCAGACCCAGAGACGTATTGCAAACACGTCCTGGCCGTGGCGGATCGCCTGTCCGCCCGCATCGATGCTGACCCCACGGTGATGTTCGCTATGCGGGGAATAGAAATGCACAACCTGGAGCGTGCCGTCATCGAGGCTGCGCAGGAAGCATCCCGTGATTTCCTTGGAACTTCTAAGGCTCTTTCCCAAGAAGAACGCAACGCGCTGTTCTGGGACGGACGTGAATTCTCGGAGGTACCGCGGCCAAAGACTGCCCCAGCCCTGGAGGATTCAGACATGGATTTACTGCGCAAGGCCTTGCGTGCGGTGTCAACCACTAATATCGATCTGCTGCGCGGCGTCAGCGATATAGAAGACCTGTACGATTATCTGACCCGCTAG
- a CDS encoding metallophosphoesterase family protein, whose amino-acid sequence MITFIHTSDLQLGMTRWFLDDDAQARFSAARLSSITKLGELAVDSGASFIVVAGDVFEHNALEDRTRLRAFEAFSRLPVPVYLLPGNHDPLVADSIFFSSSAENVHVLDSSQPIEAADGVEIVGAPYKSKRANYDLVAAAIEPLETTDSIRIVVGHGQVNSRESDKAPDIIDLDTVENALRRGAIDYVALGDTHSTESWGSTGAVWFSGAPETTAYKEVGSGGGESDSGNALVVTIDKPSAQQGATVAVDKREIGEWHFEALEHAVDSQADAEEFIELLKAYPSKSTTAIKYGLRGTVSLSVQAYLQKELSELEPVFASLRPRKRTMDLHLEPEEKELEELDITGYARGALDELLGELDRSTVARDAANLLYRLSRKGVKN is encoded by the coding sequence ATGATTACGTTCATTCACACCTCGGATCTTCAGCTTGGGATGACCCGCTGGTTCCTCGATGATGATGCGCAGGCGCGCTTTAGCGCGGCCCGCCTATCTAGCATTACCAAGTTGGGCGAACTGGCTGTAGATTCCGGCGCCAGCTTTATCGTGGTCGCCGGGGACGTGTTTGAACACAACGCCTTGGAAGATCGCACGCGCTTGCGGGCCTTTGAGGCCTTTTCGCGCCTGCCGGTGCCTGTCTATTTGCTGCCGGGCAACCACGACCCGCTTGTCGCGGACTCCATCTTTTTTAGCAGCAGCGCGGAAAATGTACACGTGCTGGATTCCTCGCAACCGATCGAGGCCGCAGATGGCGTAGAAATTGTGGGCGCTCCGTACAAGTCCAAGAGAGCCAATTATGACCTTGTTGCGGCGGCAATTGAGCCGTTGGAGACCACCGATTCAATCCGCATCGTGGTGGGGCACGGCCAGGTCAATTCCCGCGAGAGCGATAAGGCGCCGGACATTATTGACTTGGACACGGTCGAAAACGCGCTTAGGCGCGGGGCAATCGATTACGTGGCGCTAGGCGATACCCACTCGACGGAAAGCTGGGGCAGCACCGGTGCGGTCTGGTTTTCCGGTGCGCCGGAAACTACCGCCTACAAGGAAGTCGGTTCTGGAGGTGGTGAATCCGATTCAGGGAATGCGTTGGTGGTCACCATTGACAAACCAAGCGCTCAGCAAGGAGCCACGGTAGCCGTTGACAAGCGCGAGATTGGTGAGTGGCACTTCGAAGCCCTGGAGCATGCGGTGGATAGCCAGGCGGATGCTGAGGAATTCATTGAGCTGCTCAAGGCCTACCCGTCAAAATCCACCACGGCGATCAAGTATGGCCTCCGTGGAACCGTAAGCCTTAGCGTGCAGGCCTACCTTCAGAAAGAATTGTCTGAACTTGAACCAGTCTTCGCCTCGCTGCGACCGCGTAAGCGGACGATGGACCTGCACCTGGAACCGGAAGAAAAAGAGCTGGAAGAGCTCGATATCACGGGGTATGCGCGCGGCGCTCTCGATGAATTGCTCGGCGAATTAGATCGATCAACGGTAGCGCGTGACGCGGCTAATTTGCTTTATCGCCTAAGCCGTAAGGGAGTGAAAAACTAA
- a CDS encoding AAA family ATPase: protein MGTFVLHSIELKNVRGIDHLMLDALPETGVVVIHGENEAGKSTILDALNVVLTEKHSARKKSTVLPLQPSGKDVGPEITVSVTVGPFELTIMKRFLRKASAELHIRSPRVERLAGREADERLEQILAEHLDSELMDTLFLRQDQLGHAVSAVGIPSLTQALEGKSVGAEGAATLEDTELMQSVEAEYRQYFTAGGRPTGEFAKLEKELGQARESVDDAMAKASTMDGYVTDYERLDKQLKQAEADLPSARTEVDERVKAHAEGLKAADVYHAAAQEAERAEQDLQRVVDQRKQRGELRDSVEKAEREAELLSAELVPLKEKAEHEKAEAESLGVQRVQAQKRLEETQAAVRAALNSRSIAAAQRRRGEIERKLTGIGKAEVVLKAAKERAAASGRDVTDQDVRKASELAGEIQVARKLYESSAAKLEIESSSGFTFEVDGQQEEHLAGAKASVVDLRQGTQISIGDVTLTYRAGADDSAEDLAAVVERLESQLANLLAEHECETLEELRDKREAHRVIAAELDAARREYALTVGDDDVDDLKAELARLEGDLEGEEDVLELSAEEFQAAEMEAKEARDAVESLSVRLDQLKQSPAALNLVRHEVKVENAQDNLERAQAALAKARESAPDHQLNDAVEAAEQARALAVDKLGTAHELYVAADVDKAAKLLEGSRARMKSLEDTVRTSSLELKGLEGYIQAGMGAAEQLEQAQAYLEATERKAAALRQRAEAARYLYELLLRHRDEAHAKYTAPFASALSALARTVYGGEVSFELDENLAVSQRIRNGIVVPLDQLSGGAKEQLAILTRFAIADLLGEGEANVPVIVDDALGSTDSTRLELMSTLFTDAGRHGQVIVLTCMPERYSRIPGRTEISISAIKAAHAR from the coding sequence ATGGGTACCTTCGTTCTTCATTCCATCGAATTGAAAAATGTCCGCGGCATTGATCACCTAATGCTAGACGCCTTGCCCGAAACCGGCGTGGTGGTTATTCACGGCGAGAATGAGGCGGGTAAATCCACCATCCTTGATGCGCTGAACGTGGTGCTCACGGAAAAGCACTCCGCCCGTAAGAAGTCCACGGTGCTGCCCCTGCAACCCAGCGGTAAGGACGTGGGCCCAGAAATCACCGTCTCCGTGACGGTTGGTCCGTTCGAGCTGACCATTATGAAGCGCTTCTTGCGCAAGGCTTCAGCCGAGCTGCACATTAGGAGTCCGCGCGTGGAGCGCCTGGCCGGGCGAGAGGCGGATGAACGCCTGGAGCAAATATTGGCGGAGCACCTTGATTCTGAGCTCATGGATACATTATTCCTTCGCCAGGATCAGCTGGGGCATGCGGTCTCAGCGGTCGGGATACCCAGTCTTACCCAGGCCCTCGAGGGCAAGTCTGTGGGTGCTGAAGGTGCGGCCACGCTGGAAGACACGGAGCTCATGCAATCCGTCGAGGCTGAATACCGCCAATACTTCACCGCCGGCGGCCGCCCTACCGGAGAATTCGCCAAGCTGGAAAAAGAGCTTGGCCAAGCCCGTGAGTCCGTGGATGACGCTATGGCTAAAGCCTCCACCATGGACGGGTACGTCACGGATTACGAGCGCCTAGACAAACAACTCAAGCAGGCCGAGGCTGATCTCCCCAGCGCGCGGACGGAGGTCGATGAGCGAGTCAAAGCTCATGCCGAAGGGCTTAAAGCCGCCGACGTTTACCACGCCGCGGCTCAGGAAGCCGAGCGTGCGGAGCAGGACCTGCAGAGGGTTGTAGACCAACGGAAGCAGCGCGGCGAACTTCGAGACAGCGTGGAGAAAGCCGAAAGGGAGGCGGAGCTCTTATCCGCGGAGCTGGTGCCGTTGAAGGAAAAGGCCGAACATGAAAAGGCCGAGGCTGAATCGTTGGGTGTCCAGCGTGTACAGGCGCAAAAACGCCTTGAGGAAACCCAAGCCGCCGTACGTGCTGCTTTGAACTCGAGGTCCATCGCTGCAGCGCAGCGGCGAAGGGGCGAGATTGAACGGAAACTGACTGGTATTGGCAAGGCCGAGGTGGTGCTTAAGGCAGCTAAAGAGCGGGCCGCAGCCAGCGGCAGGGACGTTACTGACCAGGATGTCCGCAAAGCTTCAGAGCTAGCTGGTGAGATTCAGGTGGCCCGCAAGCTCTACGAATCCTCCGCTGCGAAATTGGAAATCGAATCTTCCTCTGGCTTCACGTTCGAGGTTGATGGGCAGCAGGAAGAGCATCTGGCCGGCGCTAAGGCTAGCGTTGTGGATCTTCGCCAAGGCACGCAGATTTCCATCGGTGACGTAACCCTGACTTATCGCGCCGGAGCGGATGACTCTGCGGAAGACCTTGCTGCCGTGGTAGAGAGGCTGGAGAGCCAGTTGGCGAACCTCCTGGCGGAACACGAGTGTGAAACCTTGGAAGAGCTCAGGGATAAGCGTGAGGCACACCGCGTCATCGCCGCGGAGCTGGATGCGGCCCGCAGGGAATACGCTCTGACCGTGGGCGATGACGATGTTGATGACCTCAAAGCGGAGCTGGCGCGCTTAGAGGGTGACTTAGAGGGTGAGGAAGATGTCCTCGAGCTTTCCGCTGAGGAATTCCAGGCGGCTGAAATGGAGGCTAAGGAAGCGCGGGACGCGGTTGAGTCCTTGAGCGTGCGTCTTGACCAGTTAAAGCAGAGCCCCGCCGCATTGAACCTAGTACGCCATGAGGTCAAGGTCGAGAACGCACAAGACAATCTCGAACGCGCGCAAGCAGCCTTGGCGAAGGCCCGTGAGTCTGCGCCGGATCATCAACTCAATGATGCGGTAGAAGCCGCGGAGCAAGCGCGCGCCCTAGCGGTCGACAAGCTGGGGACGGCGCATGAGCTCTACGTTGCAGCAGATGTGGATAAGGCGGCCAAGTTGCTGGAGGGCTCCCGCGCGCGCATGAAATCCCTGGAGGACACGGTACGCACCAGTTCCCTGGAACTCAAAGGGCTTGAAGGCTACATTCAGGCCGGAATGGGGGCCGCTGAACAACTTGAGCAGGCGCAGGCATACTTGGAAGCCACCGAACGCAAGGCGGCGGCCTTACGGCAACGCGCGGAGGCGGCCCGCTACCTATATGAACTGTTACTGCGCCATCGCGATGAGGCCCATGCTAAGTACACCGCGCCTTTCGCCAGCGCGCTTAGCGCCCTAGCGCGCACTGTCTATGGCGGCGAGGTGTCCTTTGAATTGGACGAGAACCTGGCCGTCTCGCAGCGCATTCGCAACGGCATCGTTGTACCACTAGACCAGTTATCCGGCGGGGCCAAGGAGCAGCTGGCTATTCTCACCCGTTTCGCCATCGCCGATCTACTTGGAGAGGGCGAGGCAAACGTACCGGTGATCGTGGATGACGCCTTGGGCTCCACTGACTCCACGCGTTTAGAGTTGATGTCAACGCTATTTACCGATGCCGGCCGTCATGGACAGGTCATCGTTCTCACATGCATGCCAGAACGCTATTCCCGGATTCCAGGGCGGACTGAGATATCTATCAGCGCGATAAAGGCTGCCCACGCTCGGTAG
- a CDS encoding MarR family winged helix-turn-helix transcriptional regulator produces MTAQTRWLGEEEQELWRLVLSAIRKIGRGMEETLIRCSNLTASEYAVLVSLTESNEEVVRVRDLCKELEWDRSRASHQITRMEKRGLVTKAKDPNDARGVVVEVTEQGKRDLANAVPEHVESVRRLVFDHLDQRDVEALRRFFEGVMEVDNIPGYEGFVPDELLSGGQEI; encoded by the coding sequence ATGACAGCACAGACTCGTTGGCTTGGGGAAGAGGAACAGGAACTCTGGCGCTTAGTGCTTAGCGCAATCCGCAAGATTGGGCGCGGTATGGAGGAAACGCTCATCCGGTGTTCCAACCTCACGGCCTCGGAGTACGCGGTCCTGGTGAGTCTAACCGAATCCAATGAAGAAGTTGTGCGCGTGCGGGACCTATGCAAAGAACTGGAATGGGACCGCTCCCGCGCATCGCATCAGATTACCCGCATGGAAAAGCGTGGGCTCGTAACTAAAGCCAAGGACCCCAATGACGCCCGCGGGGTTGTGGTCGAGGTTACCGAGCAGGGCAAGAGGGACCTCGCAAACGCGGTCCCGGAGCATGTTGAGTCCGTTCGTCGCCTGGTCTTCGATCACCTGGATCAACGTGATGTTGAGGCGTTACGCCGCTTTTTCGAAGGCGTTATGGAGGTCGATAACATCCCTGGCTATGAGGGTTTCGTCCCCGATGAGCTGCTTAGCGGTGGCCAAGAGATTTAG
- a CDS encoding PspC domain-containing protein: MDNRFDSSNPYGSPTPSPRGFDGEGSASELNFDRASYGSKDSGLDSDHGRRNTNSRLDRFLRANLHRSTEDKYVAGVLGGIAETYGLNSALVRALFLASFLIPGPQAILYFIMWFVTPKGY, from the coding sequence ATGGACAACCGATTCGACTCTTCTAACCCATATGGTTCGCCAACCCCTAGCCCAAGAGGCTTTGATGGTGAGGGCAGCGCCTCGGAGCTCAACTTTGACCGGGCTTCCTACGGCTCAAAGGACTCGGGGCTGGATAGCGACCATGGTCGCCGGAATACTAATTCCAGGCTCGATAGATTCCTGCGCGCTAATCTCCATCGGTCCACTGAAGACAAGTATGTAGCGGGCGTGCTTGGTGGTATCGCGGAGACCTACGGGCTTAATTCGGCGCTGGTTCGCGCGTTGTTCCTAGCGTCCTTCCTAATTCCCGGCCCGCAGGCAATCCTTTATTTCATCATGTGGTTCGTGACCCCGAAGGGGTACTAG
- a CDS encoding IS3 family transposase (programmed frameshift) produces the protein MFIMSQTRRKYTSEYRAEAARLVIETGRPIAHVAEEIGVSAGLLGRWVKNERERQGTVDGMSEADLRAENARLRRELAEARMDNEFLFKSNSLLRCEATTAERFELMQREKANYSIKRMARLLKVSRSGFYKWVYKQRQRDCGEDRRQNYLEALDKQIKKIWDESDEVYGSPRITAELADYGFYPDRKTVAKRMRLMGIEGISPRRFAPVTTIQSEHGSNLPDLVKRLFDAGDINRVWLSDITYLRTGEGWLYLCVIRDGHSRRVLGWAMDSAQTTHLVERALRMAHTLRGEVPDGLVFHADRGCQFTSTQMWQVCQELGISQSVGRTGVCFDNAMSESFWSTLKTEFYDRSTWVTRDQACKAVAYWIEVVYNRRRRHSAIGMIPPVTFENQTTQEKTPTTAANTKAA, from the exons ATGTTCATTATGAGTCAAACACGCCGGAAGTACACCTCGGAGTATCGGGCGGAGGCAGCCAGGCTGGTCATTGAGACTGGTCGGCCGATTGCTCACGTTGCTGAGGAAATCGGAGTCAGCGCCGGTTTGCTGGGCAGGTGGGTCAAAAATGAGCGCGAACGCCAGGGAACCGTCGACGGGATGAGCGAGGCCGATCTACGTGCTGAGAACGCCAGGCTGCGCCGTGAGTTGGCTGAGGCTCGAATGGATAACGAGTTCTTGT TCAAAAGCAACAGCCTTCTTCGCTGCGAAGCAACGACAGCGGAACGATTCGAACTAATGCAGCGGGAGAAGGCGAACTACAGCATCAAGCGCATGGCCAGGCTTTTGAAGGTATCTCGTTCTGGCTTCTATAAGTGGGTCTACAAGCAGCGGCAGCGCGATTGCGGCGAGGATAGGCGCCAGAACTACTTAGAGGCGCTGGACAAGCAGATTAAGAAGATTTGGGATGAATCAGATGAAGTCTACGGCTCACCACGGATCACTGCGGAACTAGCCGATTACGGCTTCTATCCTGACCGCAAAACGGTTGCCAAAAGGATGCGCCTGATGGGTATCGAAGGCATCTCGCCACGCAGGTTCGCTCCTGTCACGACCATCCAGTCCGAGCACGGGTCGAATCTTCCTGACCTGGTTAAGCGCCTGTTTGATGCTGGTGATATTAACCGGGTATGGCTATCGGATATTACCTATCTGCGCACCGGTGAAGGATGGTTGTACCTGTGCGTTATCCGCGATGGGCATTCCCGCCGGGTGCTGGGCTGGGCGATGGATTCTGCTCAGACAACGCACTTGGTGGAACGTGCACTGCGCATGGCGCACACGCTGCGCGGTGAAGTACCTGATGGTCTGGTGTTTCACGCTGACCGTGGGTGCCAGTTCACCAGCACACAGATGTGGCAGGTTTGTCAGGAACTAGGGATTTCCCAATCTGTGGGCCGTACAGGGGTGTGCTTTGATAACGCGATGAGCGAGTCGTTTTGGTCCACGCTCAAGACCGAGTTCTATGACCGGTCAACGTGGGTCACTAGGGACCAGGCATGCAAGGCGGTGGCCTATTGGATTGAAGTGGTCTACAACCGGCGGCGCCGACACTCGGCCATCGGGATGATCCCACCCGTTACCTTCGAAAACCAGACCACCCAAGAAAAGACCCCAACTACCGCGGCCAATACTAAAGCCGCTTAA
- the argS gene encoding arginine--tRNA ligase codes for MTPADLAQLIKETATTVMAEHDLDTSVLPEVVTVERPRNPEHGDYATNLALQVAKKAGANPRDLATWLSEALAKSDAIEEASVAGPGFLNIRLAAAAQGDSVAKILAAGESFGHNDLYAGQKINLEFVSANPTGPIHLGGTRWAAVGDSLGRVFEACGADVTREYYFNDHGGQIDRFARSLVAAAKGEPTPEDGYGGEYIHQIAADVLHKNSEALNGSDEEVQENFRAEGVEMMFAAIKESLHEFGVDFDVYFHENSLFESGAVDKALDKLKAEGHLYEAEDAWWLKSTDYGDSKDRVVIKSDGNAAYIAGDIAYVADKFDRGHDLAIYMLGADHHGYIARLKAAAAALGYDSDSVEVLIGQMVNLLKDGKPVRMSKRAGTVITIEDLVSAIGVDASRYSLVRSSVDQSIDIDLGLWASQSSDNPVYYVQYGHARLCSIARKAGEVGVSYQDADLSLLTHEKEGDLIRTLGEFPAVVKDAATLREPHRVARYAEDLASKFHRFYDQCQILPKAGEEAQPVHGARLALAAATRQTLANALGMVGVSAPEKM; via the coding sequence ATGACTCCTGCAGATTTGGCACAACTCATTAAGGAAACCGCCACCACGGTGATGGCGGAGCATGATTTGGATACTTCCGTACTCCCGGAGGTCGTGACGGTGGAACGCCCACGTAATCCGGAGCACGGGGATTACGCAACCAACCTTGCGCTGCAGGTGGCCAAGAAGGCTGGCGCCAACCCGCGCGATTTGGCTACGTGGCTGTCTGAGGCATTGGCCAAGTCGGACGCCATCGAGGAAGCATCGGTCGCCGGCCCGGGATTCCTCAACATCCGCCTGGCCGCCGCGGCACAGGGTGACTCCGTAGCCAAGATTCTGGCTGCCGGCGAGTCCTTTGGGCACAATGACCTCTATGCGGGCCAGAAGATCAATTTGGAGTTCGTGTCCGCAAACCCAACCGGCCCCATCCATTTAGGCGGTACCCGCTGGGCGGCCGTGGGGGATTCCCTTGGCCGCGTGTTTGAAGCCTGCGGTGCGGATGTCACCCGTGAGTATTACTTCAACGATCACGGTGGCCAGATTGACCGCTTCGCCCGCTCCCTAGTGGCCGCGGCCAAGGGCGAGCCAACCCCCGAGGACGGCTACGGCGGAGAGTACATCCACCAGATTGCCGCCGATGTTTTGCACAAAAACTCCGAGGCCCTCAATGGAAGCGATGAGGAAGTCCAGGAGAACTTCCGCGCAGAAGGCGTTGAGATGATGTTCGCTGCCATCAAGGAATCGCTGCATGAGTTCGGTGTGGACTTTGACGTGTACTTCCATGAAAACTCACTATTCGAGTCCGGCGCTGTAGACAAGGCCCTGGATAAGCTCAAAGCTGAGGGTCACCTTTACGAGGCTGAGGATGCTTGGTGGCTCAAATCCACCGATTACGGGGACTCTAAAGACCGCGTGGTTATCAAGTCTGATGGCAACGCCGCGTACATCGCCGGCGATATCGCTTACGTCGCTGACAAGTTCGACCGCGGCCATGACTTGGCTATCTACATGCTGGGAGCCGATCATCATGGCTACATCGCACGGTTGAAGGCGGCGGCTGCGGCACTGGGTTACGACTCGGATTCCGTTGAGGTGCTTATTGGACAGATGGTCAACCTCCTCAAGGACGGCAAGCCGGTGCGTATGTCTAAGCGTGCGGGCACGGTGATTACCATTGAGGACTTGGTTTCAGCCATTGGCGTTGACGCTTCCCGCTACTCCCTGGTGCGCTCCTCCGTGGATCAGTCCATCGATATTGACCTGGGCCTGTGGGCGTCCCAGTCTTCAGATAATCCGGTCTACTACGTGCAGTACGGTCACGCCCGGCTGTGCTCCATCGCGCGCAAGGCAGGGGAGGTAGGCGTTAGCTACCAGGATGCGGACCTGTCATTGCTGACCCACGAGAAGGAAGGTGACCTCATCCGAACCCTGGGTGAGTTCCCGGCAGTGGTCAAGGACGCCGCAACCCTGCGCGAGCCGCACCGCGTGGCCCGCTACGCCGAGGATCTGGCCTCCAAGTTCCACCGTTTCTACGATCAGTGCCAGATCCTTCCGAAGGCAGGCGAGGAGGCGCAACCCGTCCACGGCGCGCGCCTCGCCCTTGCCGCCGCGACCCGCCAGACCCTGGCCAACGCGCTGGGCATGGTGGGGGTATCCGCACCGGAGAAGATGTAG
- the lysA gene encoding diaminopimelate decarboxylase: protein MSDFNDLPAHVWPRNAQRQEDGVVTVAGVPLPELVEEFGSPVMVVDEDDFRSRCQDMAAAFGAPERVHYAGKAFLCKRIAQWVNEEGLALDVASHNELKIALAADFPANRITVHGNNKSNNFLTSCVTNGVGHVVLDSSQEIELLDMVARKHGTVQRVLIRVTPGVDAHTHEFIATSHEDQKFGISLATGEAFAAAQACLNAENLELVGLHCHVGSQVFDAEGFKLAAERILGLYKRIHNELGMALEELDLGGGFGIPYIPTDTALDVNAVAQDLLHAVQLVADELEIDPPTVLVEPGRAIAGPSTVTAYEIGTVKDVVTGKGDVPVRRYFSVDGGLSDNIRPALYGADYDARVVGRFTEGELIDARIVGSHCESGDILIEEDKFPSDVASGDYVALAATGAYCYSMSSRYNAAVRPAVVAVRAGNTKPMLRRETIEDILALDVD, encoded by the coding sequence ATGTCTGACTTCAATGATTTGCCGGCCCATGTGTGGCCGCGTAACGCCCAGCGCCAGGAGGACGGTGTGGTCACCGTCGCTGGTGTGCCGCTGCCCGAGCTTGTGGAAGAGTTCGGCTCACCGGTCATGGTGGTGGATGAGGATGATTTCCGCTCACGCTGCCAGGACATGGCCGCCGCCTTCGGCGCGCCCGAACGCGTGCACTACGCCGGAAAGGCCTTCCTGTGCAAGCGCATCGCGCAGTGGGTCAATGAGGAGGGGCTAGCGCTGGATGTTGCATCCCACAACGAACTCAAGATTGCCCTGGCGGCGGATTTCCCCGCTAACCGCATCACGGTCCACGGCAACAATAAATCCAATAATTTCCTTACCTCATGCGTGACCAACGGGGTGGGCCACGTGGTCCTGGATTCCTCCCAGGAAATTGAGTTGCTGGACATGGTGGCGCGCAAGCATGGCACCGTTCAGCGCGTGCTCATCCGCGTGACCCCGGGTGTGGATGCCCACACGCATGAGTTCATCGCCACGTCCCACGAGGACCAAAAGTTTGGCATCTCCCTGGCAACCGGGGAGGCTTTCGCGGCGGCGCAGGCCTGCCTCAACGCCGAGAATCTCGAGCTAGTCGGCCTCCACTGCCACGTAGGCTCTCAGGTATTCGACGCCGAAGGGTTCAAGCTGGCCGCCGAAAGAATCCTGGGACTTTACAAGCGCATCCATAATGAATTGGGGATGGCTCTGGAAGAGCTCGACCTTGGCGGCGGCTTTGGTATCCCGTACATCCCAACGGATACCGCGTTGGATGTAAACGCCGTAGCCCAGGACCTCCTGCACGCCGTGCAGCTCGTCGCCGATGAGCTGGAGATTGATCCTCCCACCGTGCTGGTCGAACCCGGCCGCGCAATCGCTGGCCCTTCGACCGTGACCGCGTATGAGATTGGCACGGTCAAGGATGTGGTGACCGGTAAGGGAGACGTGCCGGTTCGCCGTTATTTCAGCGTGGATGGCGGGTTGTCCGATAATATCCGCCCCGCCCTCTACGGTGCTGACTATGATGCCCGCGTCGTGGGCCGTTTTACCGAGGGCGAGCTCATTGATGCGCGCATCGTCGGGTCGCACTGCGAGTCCGGTGACATCCTCATCGAGGAGGACAAATTCCCCTCGGACGTGGCATCTGGGGATTACGTAGCGCTCGCAGCCACGGGGGCCTACTGCTATTCGATGTCTTCGCGGTACAACGCGGCGGTGCGCCCAGCGGTGGTAGCCGTGCGTGCTGGCAATACCAAGCCGATGCTGCGGCGCGAGACCATCGAGGACATCCTTGCCCTCGATGTTGACTAA